The following proteins come from a genomic window of Erpetoichthys calabaricus chromosome 18, fErpCal1.3, whole genome shotgun sequence:
- the c18h3orf14 gene encoding uncharacterized protein C3orf14 homolog isoform X1: MESFLSREVELCKKHKDILDKRAALLRQMESHKKNQNEENQQKMTSEASHARNLALLKDLQMLEERLHQNIIAPPPPHFISLKAKYMKSVEESLPQQEQSLSDKAESPSESKEGGGKPKSRRSSPRKSKTSSHGRPPSARNCDTL; this comes from the exons ATGGAATCCTTCTTGAGCCGGGAGGTCGAGCTGTGCAAGAAACACAAGGACAT ACTTGATAAAAGAGCAGCTCTGCTACGTCAGATGGAAAGCCACAAGAAAAATCAGAATGAGGAAAATCAGCAGAAAATGACGTCTGAAGCGTCCCATGCGAGGAACTTGGCCCTCCTCAAG GATCTGCAGATGTTAGAAGAGCGACTCCATCAGAACATAATCGCCCCACCGCCCCCTCATTTTATCAGCTTGAAG gCCAAGTACATGAAATCGGTGGAGGAGAGCCTTCCGCAGCAGGAACAGTCTCTTTCGGATAAAGCAGAGTCACCAAGCGAAAGCAAAGAAGGAGGTGGAAAGCCAAAGTCGAGACGCTCTTCTCCGCGTAAATCGAAAACCTCATCACACGGACGACCTCCTTCTGCACGCAACTGTGATACCTTATAG
- the c18h3orf14 gene encoding uncharacterized protein C3orf14 homolog isoform X2: protein MESHKKNQNEENQQKMTSEASHARNLALLKDLQMLEERLHQNIIAPPPPHFISLKAKYMKSVEESLPQQEQSLSDKAESPSESKEGGGKPKSRRSSPRKSKTSSHGRPPSARNCDTL from the exons ATGGAAAGCCACAAGAAAAATCAGAATGAGGAAAATCAGCAGAAAATGACGTCTGAAGCGTCCCATGCGAGGAACTTGGCCCTCCTCAAG GATCTGCAGATGTTAGAAGAGCGACTCCATCAGAACATAATCGCCCCACCGCCCCCTCATTTTATCAGCTTGAAG gCCAAGTACATGAAATCGGTGGAGGAGAGCCTTCCGCAGCAGGAACAGTCTCTTTCGGATAAAGCAGAGTCACCAAGCGAAAGCAAAGAAGGAGGTGGAAAGCCAAAGTCGAGACGCTCTTCTCCGCGTAAATCGAAAACCTCATCACACGGACGACCTCCTTCTGCACGCAACTGTGATACCTTATAG